A genome region from Streptomyces sp. NBC_01296 includes the following:
- the sufC gene encoding Fe-S cluster assembly ATPase SufC, giving the protein MATLEIHDLHVSVEAENGAREILKGVDLTVKQGETHAIMGPNGSGKSTLAYSLAGHPKYTITGGTVTLDGEDVLEMSVDERARAGVFLAMQYPVEVPGVSVSNFLRTSATAIRGEAPKLRTWVKEVKSAMEQLQMDPAFAERNVNEGFSGGEKKRHEILQLELLKPKIAILDETDSGLDVDALRQVSEGVNRVRATGEVGTLLITHYTRILRYIKPDFVHVFSEGRIVESGGAELADKLEAEGYEAYSTKGGATA; this is encoded by the coding sequence ATGGCAACGCTTGAAATCCACGACCTGCACGTCTCCGTCGAGGCCGAGAACGGCGCCCGGGAGATCCTCAAGGGTGTCGACCTCACCGTCAAGCAGGGTGAGACGCACGCCATCATGGGCCCCAACGGCTCCGGCAAGTCCACCCTGGCGTACTCGCTCGCCGGTCACCCGAAGTACACCATCACCGGTGGCACCGTGACCCTCGACGGCGAAGACGTCCTGGAGATGTCCGTCGACGAGCGCGCCCGCGCCGGCGTCTTCCTCGCCATGCAGTACCCGGTCGAGGTCCCCGGCGTCTCGGTCTCCAACTTCCTGCGTACGTCGGCCACCGCCATCCGCGGCGAGGCGCCGAAGCTGCGTACCTGGGTGAAGGAGGTCAAGTCCGCCATGGAGCAGCTCCAGATGGACCCGGCCTTCGCCGAGCGCAACGTCAACGAGGGCTTCTCCGGCGGTGAGAAGAAGCGCCACGAGATCCTCCAGCTGGAGCTCCTCAAGCCGAAGATCGCGATCCTCGACGAGACCGACTCCGGCCTCGACGTCGACGCCCTGCGCCAGGTCTCCGAAGGCGTCAACCGCGTCCGCGCGACCGGCGAGGTCGGCACGCTGCTGATCACGCACTACACGCGGATCCTCCGTTACATCAAGCCCGACTTCGTCCACGTCTTCTCGGAAGGCCGCATCGTCGAGTCCGGCGGCGCCGAGCTCGCCGACAAGCTGGAGGCGGAAGGCTACGAGGCGTACAGCACGAAGGGTGGCGCGACCGCGTGA
- a CDS encoding metal-sulfur cluster assembly factor, with protein sequence MTENATPAEASIKPATEEEVREALYDVVDPELGIDVVNLGLIYGIHIDDANIATLDMTLTSAACPLTDVIEDQAKSATDGIVSELRINWVWMPPWGPDKITDDGREQLRALGFNV encoded by the coding sequence ATGACCGAGAACGCGACGCCCGCCGAGGCGTCGATCAAGCCGGCCACCGAGGAAGAGGTCCGCGAGGCCCTCTACGACGTGGTCGACCCCGAGCTGGGGATCGACGTCGTCAACCTGGGCCTGATCTACGGCATCCACATCGACGACGCGAACATCGCGACCCTCGACATGACGCTGACCTCGGCGGCCTGCCCGCTGACGGACGTCATCGAGGACCAGGCGAAGTCGGCGACGGACGGCATCGTCAGCGAGCTCCGCATCAACTGGGTCTGGATGCCCCCGTGGGGCCCGGACAAGATCACGGACGACGGCCGCGAGCAGCTGCGCGCGCTCGGCTTCAACGTCTGA
- a CDS encoding TetR/AcrR family transcriptional regulator — MAPAGAGGRRYDPDRRQRIIDAAIRVVGAKAIAGLSHRTVAAEADVPLGSTTYHFKTLDDLLVAALRQANAGFVPVPDVDDPDLAGALARLLGEFLTADRARAEPEYELYLEALRRPALRPVAAQWTESVSAALTHRVDPRTARALAAVMDGISLQVLLTATEYDEPYTREILARILKSGPAGNSGPAGPEASPASRRRAGS; from the coding sequence ATGGCCCCCGCGGGCGCCGGCGGGCGCAGGTACGACCCGGACCGGCGGCAGCGGATCATCGACGCGGCGATCCGGGTGGTGGGCGCGAAGGCCATCGCAGGGCTGAGCCACCGCACCGTGGCGGCGGAGGCGGATGTTCCGCTGGGCTCGACCACGTACCACTTCAAGACGCTGGACGACCTGCTGGTCGCGGCGCTGCGACAGGCGAACGCGGGCTTCGTACCGGTGCCGGACGTCGACGACCCGGATCTGGCGGGGGCACTGGCGCGGCTGCTGGGGGAGTTCCTGACGGCGGACCGGGCGCGGGCGGAGCCGGAGTACGAGCTGTACCTGGAGGCACTGCGCCGCCCGGCGCTGCGCCCGGTGGCGGCGCAGTGGACGGAGTCCGTCTCGGCGGCCCTGACCCACCGCGTGGACCCGCGGACGGCCCGGGCCCTGGCGGCGGTGATGGACGGCATCAGCCTCCAGGTCCTGCTGACGGCGACGGAGTACGACGAGCCGTACACCCGCGAAATCCTGGCCCGCATCCTGAAATCCGGCCCGGCGGGCAACTCCGGCCCCGCCGGGCCGGAGGCGTCGCCGGCGAGCCGGCGGAGAGCCGGCAGCTAG
- a CDS encoding cysteine desulfurase, which produces MTQLPGLLDIEAIRKDFPLLDRVVHDGKKIVYLDNAATSQKPRQVLDALNEYYEQHNANVHRGVHVLAEEATALYEGARDKVAAFINAPSRDEVIFTKNASESLNLVANMLGWADEPYRVDRETEIAITEMEHHSNIVPWQLLSQRTGAKLKWFGLTDDGRLDLSNIEEVITEKTKIVSFTLVSNIMGTINPVDAIVRRAQEVGALVLIDASQAAPHMPLDVQALGADFVAFTGHKMCGPTGIGVLWGRQELLEDLPPFLGGGEMIETVSMHASTYAPAPHKFEAGTPPIAQAVGLGAAVDYLTAIGMDKIAAHEHAITEYAVKRLLEVPDLRIIGPTTAEDRGAAISFTLGDIHPHDVGQVLDEQGIAVRVGHHCARPVCLRYGIPATTRASFYLYSSPADVDALIDGLEHVRNFFG; this is translated from the coding sequence GTGACACAGTTGCCTGGCCTCCTCGACATCGAGGCGATCCGCAAGGACTTCCCCCTGCTGGATCGTGTGGTCCACGACGGGAAGAAGATCGTTTACCTGGACAACGCGGCGACTTCGCAGAAGCCGCGCCAGGTGCTCGACGCGCTGAACGAGTACTACGAGCAGCACAACGCCAACGTCCACCGTGGCGTGCACGTGCTCGCCGAGGAGGCCACGGCGCTGTACGAGGGCGCCCGCGACAAGGTCGCCGCCTTCATCAACGCGCCGAGCCGCGACGAGGTGATCTTCACCAAGAACGCCTCGGAGTCGCTCAACCTGGTCGCGAACATGCTCGGCTGGGCGGACGAGCCCTACCGGGTCGACCGCGAGACCGAGATCGCCATCACGGAGATGGAGCACCACTCCAACATCGTCCCGTGGCAGCTGCTCTCGCAGCGCACCGGCGCGAAGCTGAAGTGGTTCGGCCTGACCGACGACGGCCGGCTCGACCTGTCCAACATCGAAGAGGTCATCACGGAGAAGACGAAGATCGTCTCCTTCACGCTGGTCTCCAACATCATGGGCACGATCAACCCGGTCGACGCGATCGTCCGCCGCGCGCAGGAGGTCGGCGCGCTGGTGCTGATCGACGCCTCGCAGGCCGCTCCGCACATGCCGCTGGACGTGCAGGCGCTCGGCGCCGACTTCGTGGCCTTCACCGGCCACAAGATGTGCGGCCCGACCGGCATCGGCGTGCTCTGGGGCCGCCAGGAGCTCCTGGAGGACCTGCCTCCGTTCCTCGGCGGCGGCGAGATGATCGAGACCGTGTCGATGCACGCCTCGACGTACGCCCCGGCGCCCCACAAGTTCGAGGCGGGTACGCCCCCGATCGCCCAGGCCGTCGGCCTCGGCGCGGCCGTGGACTACCTGACCGCGATCGGCATGGACAAGATCGCCGCGCACGAGCACGCGATCACCGAGTACGCGGTGAAGCGCCTCCTGGAGGTCCCCGACCTGCGGATCATCGGCCCCACCACGGCCGAGGACCGCGGCGCCGCGATCTCCTTCACGCTCGGTGACATCCACCCCCACGATGTCGGCCAGGTCCTGGACGAGCAGGGCATCGCGGTCCGCGTGGGACACCACTGCGCGCGCCCGGTCTGCCTGCGCTACGGAATTCCCGCGACCACGCGAGCGTCTTTCTACCTGTACTCCTCTCCGGCCGACGTCGACGCACTGATCGACGGGCTGGAGCACGTACGGAACTTCTTCGGCTGA
- a CDS encoding helix-turn-helix transcriptional regulator, translating to MKYGERIIETPQGELATGERPTRNRVARSILDHGPSTVADLAARLGLTQAAVRRHLDTLVADDVVEPREQRVYGTRTRGRPAKVFALTDCGRDAFDQSYDSLAADAMRWIAQAAGGGEQGEAAVAAFARARMDAQAETYRESLAAAAPSERTEALAKALTADGYAATAKSAPGPHSGEQLCQHHCPVAHVAEQFPQLCEAETEVFSRLLGTHVQRLATIAHGDGVCTTFIPRGAGTAQTDTSASASTAGRNPA from the coding sequence GTGAAATACGGCGAACGGATCATCGAGACCCCCCAGGGGGAACTCGCTACCGGGGAGCGGCCAACCCGCAACCGGGTCGCGCGTTCCATCCTGGACCACGGTCCGTCCACCGTCGCCGACCTCGCCGCGCGTCTCGGCCTCACGCAGGCCGCCGTCCGCCGCCACCTCGACACGCTCGTCGCCGACGACGTGGTCGAGCCCCGTGAGCAGCGCGTCTACGGCACGCGCACCCGGGGCCGGCCCGCCAAGGTCTTCGCGCTGACCGACTGCGGCCGCGACGCGTTCGACCAGTCCTACGACTCGCTCGCCGCGGACGCCATGCGCTGGATCGCGCAGGCCGCCGGCGGAGGCGAGCAGGGGGAGGCGGCCGTCGCCGCCTTCGCCAGGGCGCGGATGGACGCACAGGCCGAGACCTACCGGGAGAGCCTGGCCGCCGCCGCCCCCTCGGAGCGCACCGAGGCCCTTGCCAAGGCGTTGACCGCCGACGGGTACGCTGCTACGGCGAAGAGCGCTCCCGGTCCGCACAGCGGTGAACAGCTCTGCCAGCACCACTGCCCGGTCGCGCATGTCGCCGAGCAGTTCCCGCAGCTCTGCGAGGCGGAGACCGAGGTCTTCTCCCGCCTGCTCGGGACGCATGTGCAGCGCCTCGCCACGATCGCCCACGGCGACGGGGTGTGCACCACGTTCATCCCACGAGGCGCGGGCACCGCACAGACCGACACATCAGCATCTGCAAGTACGGCCGGGAGGAACCCCGCATGA
- a CDS encoding DUF3616 domain-containing protein yields the protein MKKQLGIAGIAALVVAGTVTVVPAQAVTYGTPTISLSASYLSGAVGAVGDPVVNVTVGQSGADVSALTVSASASSKTSVAGTGDVTVTGAGAVRQLAVTARGRGYTNLTVKVAGLGGKSATKTLSYAASAAVQNPADARYFSGASDSSAAVDVGGGYTVVADDENNVLRLYDRSRSAAPVRTWDFSSQLGVTKEVDIEGATLIGNTIYWTGSLGNNKDGEYKAPRNTVFTTTVTGSGSGTQLAYGRSYKKLRDDLVAWDTANGNRYGFAAGTAAGEAPKQIDGFNVEGLEFAPGSTTTAYLGFRAPLAPAVPGGKALIVPVTNFDKVLSSGAKATFGAGIELDLGGLSIRDIRKNAADQYLILAGSWAADDNSDPYALYQWDGVAGHAPVKRADLPTTDPGGWEAVVDVPDLSVAGARVQLITDSGSADLYGDGVEAKDLTHPEWKKARAAWFTLN from the coding sequence ATGAAGAAGCAGCTTGGTATCGCAGGGATCGCGGCGCTGGTCGTCGCCGGGACGGTCACGGTCGTGCCCGCGCAGGCGGTGACGTACGGGACGCCGACCATCAGCCTGTCCGCGTCGTACCTGTCCGGCGCCGTCGGCGCGGTCGGGGACCCCGTGGTGAACGTGACCGTGGGGCAGAGCGGCGCCGACGTGTCCGCGCTGACGGTCAGCGCCTCCGCGTCGAGCAAGACCTCGGTCGCCGGCACGGGCGACGTGACCGTCACGGGGGCCGGGGCGGTGCGGCAGCTGGCCGTCACCGCGCGCGGCCGCGGCTACACCAACCTCACCGTCAAGGTGGCGGGGCTGGGCGGCAAGAGCGCCACCAAGACCCTGTCCTACGCCGCCTCGGCCGCCGTGCAGAACCCGGCCGACGCCCGGTACTTCAGCGGCGCCTCCGACTCCTCGGCCGCCGTGGACGTCGGCGGCGGCTACACCGTGGTCGCCGACGACGAGAACAACGTGCTGCGCCTGTACGACCGTTCCCGCTCGGCCGCCCCGGTCCGGACCTGGGACTTCAGCTCGCAGCTCGGCGTCACCAAGGAGGTGGACATCGAGGGGGCGACCCTGATCGGCAACACCATCTACTGGACGGGCTCGCTCGGCAACAACAAGGACGGCGAGTACAAGGCGCCCCGGAACACGGTGTTCACCACCACGGTGACCGGCTCCGGGTCGGGTACGCAGCTGGCGTACGGGCGCTCGTACAAGAAGCTCCGCGACGACCTGGTGGCCTGGGACACGGCGAACGGCAACCGTTACGGCTTCGCGGCCGGCACGGCGGCGGGCGAGGCGCCCAAGCAGATCGACGGCTTCAACGTGGAGGGGCTGGAGTTCGCGCCGGGCTCGACCACGACCGCGTACCTGGGCTTCCGCGCCCCGCTGGCCCCGGCGGTGCCGGGCGGCAAGGCGCTGATCGTGCCGGTGACCAACTTCGACAAGGTGCTCTCCAGCGGGGCCAAGGCCACCTTCGGGGCGGGCATCGAGCTCGACCTCGGCGGGCTGTCGATCCGCGACATCCGCAAGAACGCGGCGGACCAGTACCTGATCCTGGCCGGCTCCTGGGCCGCGGACGACAACTCGGACCCGTACGCGCTCTACCAGTGGGACGGCGTCGCGGGCCACGCCCCGGTCAAGCGGGCCGACCTGCCGACGACCGACCCGGGCGGCTGGGAGGCCGTCGTGGACGTGCCGGACCTGTCGGTGGCGGGGGCGCGCGTGCAGCTGATCACGGACAGCGGGTCCGCGGACCTGTACGGGGACGGGGTCGAGGCCAAGGACCTGACGCACCCGGAGTGGAAGAAGGCCCGGGCGGCCTGGTTCACGCTGAACTGA
- the sufD gene encoding Fe-S cluster assembly protein SufD: MAEAQNIPAGSTTAGAIAVAAESTVATRMSAPPSFDVADFPVPHGREEEWRFTPLARLRGLHDGTAVANGTMKAQIDAPEGVTVESVERGDARIGKAGTPVDRIAAQAFSSFAKATVVTVPKEAVLTEPVRVSLHGEGGTTFGHTVFDVQAFAEAVIVIDHTGDGVRAANVDFLVGDGAKLTVVSVQDWDDTAVHCSQHNTLVGRDATFKSIVVTFGGDVVRLHPRVSYAGPGGDAELLGLYFTDADQHQEHRLLVTHDAPHCKSHVVYKGALQGEGAHAVWIGDVLIEKSAEGTDTYEMNRNLVLTDGARVDSVPNLEIETGEIVGAGHASATGRFDDEQLFYLQARGIPADDARRLVVRGFFAELVQQIGVPDIEERLLAKIETELEASV, from the coding sequence ATGGCTGAGGCTCAGAACATTCCGGCCGGGTCGACCACGGCCGGCGCGATCGCGGTGGCCGCCGAGTCCACCGTCGCCACCCGGATGAGCGCACCCCCGTCCTTCGACGTGGCGGACTTCCCCGTCCCCCACGGCCGCGAGGAGGAGTGGCGGTTCACCCCGCTGGCGCGCCTGCGTGGTCTGCACGACGGCACCGCGGTCGCCAACGGCACCATGAAGGCCCAGATCGACGCGCCCGAGGGCGTCACCGTCGAGTCGGTGGAGCGCGGAGACGCGCGGATCGGCAAGGCCGGCACCCCGGTGGACCGGATCGCCGCCCAGGCGTTCTCGTCCTTCGCCAAGGCCACGGTCGTCACCGTGCCCAAGGAGGCCGTGCTGACCGAGCCCGTGCGCGTCTCGCTGCACGGCGAGGGCGGCACCACCTTCGGCCACACCGTCTTCGACGTACAGGCCTTCGCCGAGGCCGTCATCGTCATCGACCACACCGGTGACGGCGTGCGCGCCGCCAACGTCGACTTCCTCGTCGGCGACGGCGCCAAGCTCACCGTCGTCTCCGTGCAGGACTGGGACGACACCGCCGTCCACTGCTCCCAGCACAACACGCTGGTCGGCCGCGACGCGACCTTCAAGTCGATCGTGGTCACCTTCGGCGGCGACGTCGTACGCCTGCACCCGCGGGTCAGCTACGCGGGCCCCGGCGGCGACGCCGAGCTCCTCGGCCTGTACTTCACGGACGCCGACCAGCACCAGGAGCACCGCCTCCTGGTCACGCACGACGCCCCGCACTGCAAGTCCCACGTGGTCTACAAGGGTGCGCTGCAGGGCGAAGGCGCCCACGCCGTCTGGATCGGCGACGTCCTCATCGAGAAGAGCGCCGAGGGCACCGACACCTACGAGATGAACCGCAACCTCGTCCTCACGGACGGCGCGCGGGTCGACTCGGTGCCGAACCTGGAGATCGAGACCGGCGAGATCGTCGGCGCCGGCCACGCCTCCGCGACCGGCCGCTTCGACGACGAGCAGCTCTTCTACCTGCAGGCCCGCGGCATCCCGGCCGACGACGCCCGCCGCCTGGTCGTGCGCGGCTTCTTCGCCGAGCTCGTCCAGCAGATCGGTGTCCCGGACATCGAGGAGCGCCTCCTCGCCAAGATCGAGACCGAGCTCGAGGCGTCCGTCTGA
- the sufU gene encoding Fe-S cluster assembly sulfur transfer protein SufU, producing the protein MKLDSMYQELILDHYKHPHGRGLRDGDAEVHHVNPTCGDEITLRVKYDGETLTDVSYEGQGCSISQASASVLNELLVGKELAEAQKIQGVFLEMMQSKGKIEPDEAMEEVLEDAVAFVGVSKYPARVKCALLSWMAWKDATAQALGDAERKTA; encoded by the coding sequence GTGAAGCTGGATTCGATGTACCAGGAACTGATCCTGGACCACTACAAGCACCCGCACGGGCGTGGCCTGCGCGACGGCGACGCCGAGGTGCACCACGTCAACCCGACGTGCGGCGACGAGATCACGCTGCGCGTGAAGTACGACGGCGAGACGCTCACCGACGTCTCGTACGAGGGCCAGGGCTGCTCCATCAGCCAGGCCAGCGCGTCCGTGCTGAACGAGCTGCTCGTGGGCAAGGAACTGGCCGAGGCGCAGAAGATCCAGGGCGTGTTCCTGGAGATGATGCAGTCGAAGGGCAAGATCGAGCCCGACGAGGCCATGGAGGAGGTGCTGGAGGACGCGGTCGCGTTCGTCGGCGTCTCCAAGTACCCGGCTCGCGTGAAGTGTGCTCTGCTGAGCTGGATGGCCTGGAAGGACGCGACCGCCCAGGCACTGGGCGACGCCGAGAGGAAGACGGCATGA
- a CDS encoding winged helix-turn-helix transcriptional regulator, with protein sequence MAQRTHLDDADCAIAQALDVVGDWWTLLIVRDAARGVHRFDAFQRELGMSRKVLAERLKLLVEAGVLTREPYQERPVRHEYRLTPRGRGLLPVLVALQDWGDTWVLGEGEMTATTEESSREAERVHALRGTRLPELALPDRFGEVRDPVADTPFTVLYCFPGAYARAESYPPGWAGIPGAKGCTFESCTYRDQLAEFTAAGATVHGVSTQRPDEQREFAQAEGLRFPLLSDAELSLTAALRLPTFRAAGVSRLKRLTLVVDRERVVREVIYPIRDIEGSVTAALAAVRAAG encoded by the coding sequence ATGGCCCAGCGCACACACCTCGACGACGCGGACTGCGCCATCGCCCAGGCCCTCGACGTGGTGGGCGACTGGTGGACGCTGCTGATCGTGCGCGACGCCGCGCGCGGCGTGCACCGCTTCGACGCGTTCCAGCGCGAGCTGGGGATGTCCCGCAAGGTGCTGGCCGAGCGGCTGAAGCTGCTGGTCGAAGCCGGGGTGCTGACGCGCGAGCCGTACCAGGAACGTCCGGTGCGGCACGAGTACCGGCTGACCCCGCGCGGGCGGGGGCTGCTGCCGGTCCTGGTGGCCCTCCAGGACTGGGGAGACACCTGGGTCCTGGGAGAGGGAGAGATGACGGCGACGACGGAGGAGTCCTCGCGGGAGGCGGAACGGGTGCACGCACTGCGCGGAACGCGGCTGCCGGAGCTGGCGCTGCCGGACCGGTTCGGGGAGGTCCGGGATCCGGTGGCGGACACGCCGTTCACGGTCCTCTACTGCTTCCCCGGCGCGTACGCCCGGGCCGAGTCCTACCCGCCGGGGTGGGCGGGGATCCCGGGGGCGAAGGGCTGCACCTTCGAGTCGTGCACGTACCGGGACCAGCTGGCGGAGTTCACGGCGGCGGGGGCGACGGTGCACGGGGTGTCCACCCAGCGGCCCGATGAACAGCGGGAGTTCGCGCAGGCGGAGGGGCTGCGGTTCCCGCTGCTCTCGGACGCGGAGCTTTCGCTGACGGCGGCGTTGCGGTTGCCGACGTTTCGGGCCGCGGGGGTGAGCCGGCTGAAGCGGTTGACGCTGGTGGTGGATCGGGAGCGGGTGGTGCGGGAGGTGATCTATCCGATCCGGGACATCGAGGGCAGTGTCACGGCGGCGCTGGCCGCGGTCCGGGCCGCCGGCTAG
- a CDS encoding ABC transporter ATP-binding protein produces MSNDPAVEIRGLVKRYGPKTAVDGLDLTVRKASVTAVLGPNGAGKTTTVETCEGYRRPDAGTVRVLGLDPVAQAEALRPRIGVMLQSGGVYSGARAVEMLRHMAKLYAAPLDVDTLVERLGLGGCGRTPYRRLSGGQQQRLALAMAVVGRPELVFLDEPTAGLDPQARRATWDLVRELRTDGVSVVLTTHHMDEAEQLADEVAIVDAGRVVAHGSPEQLCRGGAENTLRFTGRPALDLGSLLKALPDGTEAAELSAGVYRVTGAVDPQLLATVASWCAQNGVMPNSLSVERHTLEDVFLELTGKELRA; encoded by the coding sequence ATGAGCAACGACCCCGCCGTGGAGATCCGCGGACTGGTGAAGCGGTACGGACCCAAAACCGCGGTGGACGGCCTGGACCTCACCGTCCGCAAGGCCTCGGTCACCGCCGTCCTCGGTCCCAACGGCGCGGGCAAGACGACCACCGTGGAGACCTGCGAGGGCTACCGCCGCCCCGACGCCGGCACCGTCCGCGTCCTCGGCCTCGACCCGGTCGCCCAGGCCGAGGCACTGCGCCCGCGGATCGGCGTGATGCTCCAGTCCGGCGGGGTCTACTCCGGCGCCCGCGCCGTCGAGATGCTGCGCCACATGGCCAAGCTGTACGCCGCCCCGCTCGACGTGGACACCCTGGTGGAGCGGCTCGGGCTGGGCGGCTGCGGCCGCACCCCCTACCGCCGCCTCTCCGGCGGCCAGCAGCAGCGCCTGGCCCTCGCCATGGCCGTGGTGGGCCGGCCCGAGCTGGTCTTCCTGGACGAGCCGACCGCGGGCCTGGACCCGCAGGCCCGCCGCGCGACCTGGGACCTCGTACGGGAACTGCGCACCGACGGGGTCTCCGTCGTCCTCACCACCCACCACATGGACGAGGCCGAGCAGCTCGCGGACGAGGTCGCCATCGTCGACGCGGGCCGGGTCGTCGCCCACGGCAGCCCCGAGCAGCTGTGCCGCGGCGGCGCCGAGAACACCCTGCGCTTCACCGGCCGGCCCGCCCTCGACCTCGGCTCGCTGCTGAAGGCGCTGCCCGACGGCACCGAGGCCGCCGAGCTCAGCGCGGGCGTCTACCGGGTCACCGGCGCCGTGGACCCGCAGCTGCTGGCCACCGTCGCCTCCTGGTGCGCGCAGAACGGGGTGATGCCGAACAGCCTCTCGGTGGAGCGGCACACCCTCGAAGACGTCTTCCTGGAACTGACCGGTAAGGAGCTGCGCGCATGA
- the sufB gene encoding Fe-S cluster assembly protein SufB, whose amino-acid sequence MTTETAHPELDGLGTYEYGWADSDAAGAAAKRGLSEDVVRDISAKKNEPEWMLKLRLKGLKLFGKKPMPTWGSDLSGIDFNNIKYFVRSTEKQAASWEDLPEDIKNTYDKLGIPEAEKQRLVAGVAAQYESEVVYHQIREDLEEQGVIFLDTDTALKEHPELFQEYFGTVIPVGDNKFASLNTAVWSGGSFIYVPKGVKVDIPLQAYFRINTENMGQFERTLIIVDEDAYVHYVEGCTAPIYSSDSLHSAVVEIIVKKGGRCRYTTIQNWSNNVYNLVTKRAVAYEGATMEWIDGNIGSKVTMKYPAVYLMGEHAKGETLSIAFAGEGQHQDAGSKMVHMAPNTSSNIVSKSVARGGGRTSYRGLVEIGEGAHGSKSNVLCDALLVDTISRSDTYPYVDVREDDVSMGHEATVSKVSDDQLFYLMSRGLTEFEAMAMIVRGFVEPIARELPMEYALELNRLIELQMEGSVG is encoded by the coding sequence ATGACCACGGAGACTGCTCACCCTGAGCTCGATGGCCTGGGCACCTACGAATATGGCTGGGCCGACTCCGACGCGGCCGGCGCCGCTGCCAAGCGGGGTCTGTCCGAGGACGTCGTGCGCGACATCTCGGCCAAGAAGAACGAGCCGGAGTGGATGCTGAAGCTCCGCCTCAAGGGCCTCAAGCTCTTCGGCAAGAAGCCCATGCCGACCTGGGGCTCCGACCTCTCCGGCATCGACTTCAACAACATCAAGTACTTCGTGCGTTCGACCGAGAAGCAGGCCGCTTCGTGGGAGGACCTGCCGGAGGACATCAAGAACACGTACGACAAGCTCGGCATCCCGGAGGCGGAGAAGCAGCGCCTCGTCGCCGGTGTCGCGGCCCAGTACGAGTCCGAGGTCGTCTACCACCAGATCCGTGAGGACCTGGAGGAGCAGGGCGTCATCTTCCTCGACACGGACACCGCGCTCAAGGAGCACCCGGAGCTCTTCCAGGAGTACTTCGGCACGGTCATCCCGGTCGGCGACAACAAGTTCGCGTCGCTGAACACCGCCGTGTGGTCGGGCGGCTCGTTCATCTACGTGCCCAAGGGCGTCAAGGTCGACATCCCGCTCCAGGCCTACTTCCGTATCAACACGGAGAACATGGGCCAGTTCGAGCGGACGCTGATCATCGTCGACGAGGACGCCTACGTCCACTACGTCGAGGGCTGCACCGCCCCGATCTACTCCTCGGACTCGCTGCACAGCGCCGTGGTCGAGATCATCGTGAAGAAGGGCGGCCGCTGCCGCTACACGACCATCCAGAACTGGTCGAACAACGTCTACAACCTGGTCACCAAGCGTGCCGTGGCGTACGAGGGCGCGACCATGGAGTGGATCGACGGCAACATCGGTTCCAAGGTCACCATGAAGTACCCGGCCGTCTACCTGATGGGCGAGCACGCCAAGGGCGAGACCCTGTCCATCGCCTTCGCGGGCGAGGGCCAGCACCAGGACGCCGGCTCCAAGATGGTCCACATGGCGCCGAACACCTCCTCGAACATCGTCTCCAAGTCGGTGGCGCGAGGCGGCGGCCGCACCTCGTACCGCGGCCTGGTCGAGATCGGCGAGGGCGCCCACGGCTCCAAGTCGAACGTGCTCTGCGACGCGCTCCTGGTCGACACGATCTCCCGCTCGGACACGTACCCGTACGTGGACGTCCGTGAGGACGACGTCTCCATGGGCCACGAGGCCACGGTCTCCAAGGTCTCCGACGACCAGCTCTTCTACCTGATGAGCCGCGGTCTGACGGAGTTCGAGGCCATGGCCATGATCGTGCGCGGCTTCGTCGAGCCCATCGCGCGCGAGCTGCCCATGGAGTACGCGCTGGAGCTCAACCGGCTGATCGAGCTGCAGATGGAGGGTTCGGTCGGTTAA
- a CDS encoding bifunctional 3-phenylpropionate/cinnamic acid dioxygenase ferredoxin subunit: MTYVKACALSELEENTPKRVELDGTPVSIVSTEGEVFAINDICSHANVSLSEGEVEDCMIECWLHGSSFDLRTGKPSGLPATRPVPVYPVKIEGDDVLVSLTQES; the protein is encoded by the coding sequence ATGACCTACGTCAAGGCCTGTGCGCTGAGCGAGCTCGAGGAGAACACCCCGAAGCGGGTGGAACTCGACGGCACGCCGGTGTCCATCGTCTCCACCGAGGGGGAGGTGTTCGCGATCAACGACATCTGCTCGCACGCGAACGTCTCGCTCTCGGAGGGCGAGGTCGAGGACTGCATGATCGAGTGCTGGCTGCACGGGTCCTCCTTCGACCTGCGCACCGGCAAGCCCTCCGGTCTGCCGGCGACCCGCCCCGTACCCGTTTACCCCGTAAAGATCGAAGGGGACGACGTGCTCGTCTCCCTCACCCAGGAGTCCTGA